In the Engystomops pustulosus chromosome 2, aEngPut4.maternal, whole genome shotgun sequence genome, one interval contains:
- the LOC140116386 gene encoding olfactory receptor 52A1-like, whose protein sequence is MPSMKNSSFYPSYFLLVGIPGLEHEHIWISIPFCITYAFALFGNLMVMFVILVSPRLHQPMFIFLSMLAGNDGLLCTSFTPKILSVFWFNDRAISFTGCLLQMFFIHSFTSIESGFLLSMAYDRYIAIYNPLRYSSIITSRLILRLVIVFLVRAVVLVGPCLILIKRFPAFKTNIIRHSYCEHMAVVKLADADTHVNSILGLLVAFTILGVDLLLILLSYTMIFNAVFRLPSARLKTFNTCTPHICVFLSFYGMALFSFLSHRYGKKIPPSIHIIFSDIYLLVPPMLNPLIYGIKTSLIREEMGKILWKH, encoded by the exons atgccttca ATGAAGAACTCCAGCTTCTATCCCTCCTACTTCCTACTGGTTGGAATTCCAGGATTAGAACATGAACATATCTGGATCTCGATCCCTTTCTGTATCACCTACGCATTTGCTTTGTTCGGAAACCTCATGGTGATGTTTGTCATCCTCGTATCTCCAAGACTCCACCAGCCCATGTTTATCTTCCTGTCCATGTTGGCGGGTAATGACGGTCTACTTTGTACGAGTTTTACTCCAAAAATATTGTCTGTATTCTGGTTCAATGACAGAGCCATCAGCTTCACTGGATGTCTCCTCCAGATGTTCTTCATTCACTCCTTCACCAGTATTGAATCTGGGTTCTTGCTGTCCATGGCCTATGACCGCTACATTGCCATATATAACCCTCTCCGGTACAGCTCCATAATAACCAGTAGACTCATCCTAAGGCTGGTCATCGTGTTTCTGGTCAGAGCAGTGGTTCTGGTCGGACCTTGTCTCATTCTAATAAAGAGGTTTCCTGCCTTCAAGACCAACATCATCAGACACTCCTATTGCGAGCACATGGCGGTGGTGAAGCTTGCTGACGCCGACACCCATGTCAACAGTATATTAGGCCTATTAGTGGCCTTCACCATTCTCGGTGTTGATTTACTCTTAATCCTGTTATCGTATACTATGATCTTCAATGCCGTCTTCCGTCTTCCATCCGCTCGTCTGAAGACGTTCAACACGTGTACCCCTCATATctgtgtgtttctaagtttttaCGGCATGGCCTTGTTCTCATTTCTATCTCATCGATATGGAAAGAAGATTCCTCCTTCCATCCACATTATTTTCTCTGACATCTACCTCCTGGTGCCCCCCATGCTCAACCCTCTTATCTATGGGATAAAGACAAGCCTGATCCGTGAGGAGATGGGGAAAATCCTATGGAAACACTAA